The genome window TAACTAGTTATAAAAagatggaattaaattaattggttacgtGAAGTTAGAAGTAAATTTGGTCaatgtaacaacctatttttttgTGGTGCCAAAAACGGTGGTTTCGAAACCTCATTTTCCGATGATCGAgttagtaaaattttttattgatatttatgactttattttagaattatattgaattttggtctAACAAATTTGTCTAACAAATCCTAAAGTCAGTGGTATCAGAAgatgaggtattgagacctcattTTAGTAAACCAAGCTCGtaatatttaatagttattatataaatgaattaaattttggataggaaattttgccgaattaatgattaattaaggtataaagactaaattgtaaaaagggtaaaaatcTAATCACTATAGATTTTTCATTAGTTAATGGACTAATTTTGCAATTAGACTTTTTTTCTTTGATGGTTGGTGGGGGATGATGTATTTTTCCACTACGCTACGTTAAACATACTTATCTTTCaataataaaagattaattatGCTAACTgaggttaattaattatttaacttggtataaaaaaattaaaaagaaaatgaatgacATTCTCTCCATCTTCCCAAAGCCGATTAAAAGAAGGAGAAATAGGGTTTCCATCATCCAAGCTTAGGTCTTTTAATTTCTAAGGTAATTCAAGaacttttcttataatttttatgtttttgaggttcCGAGAGCTTTATTTAGCTAACTCGTTGATCAATTtctaaaactgttaaagtttcaaaaagtttccattgtttaatcttgaagcttttgattctaaattgatagattttgagcttagatatgaaaagaagactagtttgtaaagtaaaattggtaattttatacataaagacTTAAGtgcaataattttaatttagcttttaatttctatatgtATAGGTTTTTAGGTTTGTAGAAGGATGAGATTgagattgattttgaaatcgagctcaaatttaaaagttataacaATTTCAGTTTTAgcgactaaattgaataaaacataaaacttgaGGAAATATccaataaatgaaattgaactgatatataattatagtatgttgttaaattatgtttggaattgataattgaattaaattatgatttagatcGAGATTTAAACCAATCGGAAGATATTCGTGAAAAGAGGAAAATTACAGATTAGTCCCTGACACCTTATCAGTTGTTGTTTTTGCCAGGTAATTTCATATGTAActtattatgttaatttcaattattaaagtattttaatatcTTGTTTGTAGTTGAGTTGTTGTGGAATGTTAAGTTTTAATACTGagtggattaaattgtatagaAGGTAATATAGAacgttttttaataaatacatgGCAACTGATGGTtattgacaccatttttttgggaaaacgaggtcgacttggattttgaaaatgaaaacgggagtcgccaccaatcctttttaatgaggtgtgattagATCACCTctaaaagtggttgtttttaataaacgatttgattttattaaaacaacaattttggtccacgaaattaaaaaaacgggttcgggagtcggttacgtacgaggaaggattagcaccctcgtaacacccaaaaattggtacctagttgattaattaatgtgttaatgtcgaaaattgaaaactttaaaaagatttaaaatacgatccattgtgtgaaaagaaaaaaacttatataCAACAAGTTACTcgttaagaccctctcatttcgaAAAGAGAAAgtgtcacacccaatgagttagggcacgatattttaccTCTTCAAAAATGAGATTGTCTAAAAACTCGCacagtaaaatttaaaaggatattcaattgtttatatcatatgaaaaaaattgtaacccaatacgttagggcacgatttctcaaaatactaaacattgaatattgcatttatttattttattattttttaggaaaatccTCATCTCGGGAAACAACACGttatatccaatgcgttaggacacaacatattgaattctcgataatgagctttatatttatgtttttttatttaaagagtaatctcgattatttaaattcgacgaagaaaattggaacccaatacgttagggctcaatcctctcgaatctaaacacgaaattttacttattttaaagccatgatttacattaattaatttaacataaaatgataggaataaacacaatattaatatgtgtaacaaaatgataatagACATGATGATACAAGCATAACTAATATGAgcaataacaaaaaaaacaaacaaacaaacaaatcaagtatatatgaaataataagtaaataaaaaggaactaaagcatttcctaaaaataatgaccaacacataaataaatgaataaataaatgtcaaatagaacgacaataacaaataataaaagataaaatatttatgtatgtatataaatatatttaagttataaattataaaatgtgcgaatgtatatacatatatacaaaatgAATATGCATATCTATGTacgtatataaattataaagcgtGAGAAACATGAGTATGTATATATCTAAAAtatgtaggtatatatataaattatatgaaaatataaaaacatataagtatgtgtatatattcatgaaaataaaaatatgtatatatatttaaaaaaattatacaatataaaatatatgaaagtatgtatatatacatatatgtttataaaaattataaatatgtgcGTATGTATTGtaaaagatatgtatatatatataataaaacttgggattaaaaaagtatacataaatatttgataataataataataataataataataataataataatacaatattagtaataatactattttaaaataataataatagcaaaaataatgatattgttaaaattaattaattaatagcaaaaataacaaaaagggactaatttgaacttaaaacGAAACTTCAGGGGCAAATCCGTGAACAAATAAAAGGGAAGGACTCTTTTGAACGCGCGCATAAAATGGagggactaaaagggaaattttcccttctcctctaaaatgACGTCGTTCAAATAGGGACCGGactaaaatcacaaaaaattatggggtaaattttaaaaaatatataaaacttgattaaaaatgtTAACAAAGCGGAAGGACAAGGGTAGTAATTATACCTTAGTCACAAAACACGCGAATCCTTCTGGTAATGGGTTGGGTCAAGCGCGGGTTgcgcaaaacggcgccgttttggcgcTGAGATCCCCaagtgaaacgacgtcgttttccatttggtataaatgttaaaaacctaaaaaaaattcagatttatccctttttaaaaaaaaacagggAGCCTTGGAATTCTCTCTCTCAAAACCCCAAATCTGGCCATGGTTGCTGGCCGTGGCCGCCGCCGTAGTGCCACCGTACGCGGTGGCCGGCGTCACGAAATGGCCTTTTACGCCCCCACCACATGGTCTCCTTGAGAGCCAAGCTCTCTCGACCcgtaaaaataagaaaaaataaaactttccaACCCCCTTTAGGCCCAAGCCGAACGACGGAGGAGAAGCCCTCCAATGGCGAGGCCACGACCGTCCGTTAAGttcctttttatttacttttgtttATACATATGAGTAAAAaacgaaagaaagaaaaagaggaaaaatctataaaaccaaaaaaagaaaacaaatatcaccttgaatgttttttattgcttttttatttctttctgctaatatgtgttttttttttacaaaaatcggaagaagaaaaaaatgttacATTTTCTTCAGCTTTTATACTcgattatattttactattattgttgtccttttctttgcttgttttcttctttgtagGTGGCTGACAGGCACAAGTGGAGCGATGGGACATTCGGCGGTGGCAGGTGCGGGTGACAGCTGCGGTGCCAGAAGACCAAGGGTCTAAAGACCCTAAGTGCGGCGCTTAGGGTTTCAATTTCTGAAACCCGAGTTTGACTTGGAGTTGGGATTTTGTTGGGCATCGGTTTGGGTTTGTAATGGGTTTTGGGTATTGGGTAGGTTTTTTAATGGGTTTTGGGTTGGGCACAATATTGGGCTGTACAATggttatgaaatgtttatataGTAAAACGATATGTATAAATGATTATATTAGAGAGATTAAAATGAAAGTATAAAGAACAATGCCATAAGAATTTAGTAAATGTTACGATACGAATAGTAAACCGTTACTGTTTTAAAGGAATTGGGTGCTGGTCAGAGACTACTTTATCGTTGGTTGAGATCCAACATATGTTGCGGATTCTCTATAGCTTGTACAAGCAGCATTGAATAGAGTTAGCATAACAATCTCGACTTACAAATTGTGAGAGCAAACCCAAATGATACAGATAGGGTATTGGTCAATGACTTAGTTATCGATGGCTGAGATCCAACATATGTTCTAGATTCTCTACAGCTTGTGCAAGTAGCATCAGATAACAATTATATGAACAATCCCGACCTACAACTTGTGTGACAAGACTCGAGTTATACAGCTTGTGTGCGCAAATTATATGTTACAACTTATGTGAGCAATTCAGTCCTGAatatccaaaattaaattatcatagTTCTCCGGCAAAGCTATGGACAAGTTGATAAAGGAATGGTTGGAAAGTCTAACAAGAAACTTAGTTAACATGGTTGTAATATCGTATGAGTTGGAATGGAATAGTAATATAaggtatatgtatatgatttaaaCACTTTGAGATTATAGTACTAATATGCTAATTTGATGATGGTTTTGTGAATTATACAAATAGGTTTAAGGATGTCAAAGTATTATCATGTTGTGCACCTTTGAATTCCTATTgattaaatgatataatactTAGGTAGGTTAAGTTaaatttcatatgaacttactaagtattagATATACTTAACATTGGTTCACTTATTTGTAGATTACTAACCGCAGAGTGTGATGATAGGATTACTTTGGagttcacactatccatcttTCATTCTGGTAgcttttggatcattttgaactcggttatatgtggcatgtacttaggagtGTCAAGTTATTTGTAATGTTAAATGTGTTTGAGACATAGTTGGTTTGAGTGCTTATGGTGATGTTAATTTGCCCATGTTTAAAGTTTTTGTACATTAATATGCATATATGGATAGGTACTTATAATAAGTTTGGAACGCTTGAATCAACTTGTTATTTTGAATGGATAAGTGATATGAAATGGTATAAATAGGTGGAATGGTTTGGAATGATTCATGTATCTTTGTTGTGAATTGGTAccaattgtggcatattggtttaGACGTTCGAAAATATgttcaaatggtatgtttaatATGAATTTGACGTGTTTGGAGAAGGTATAGGTTGTGTTTAATACACCCTTTTGGCTATTTTgaaagattatataaaataagtgACAAATGTCCTTAATATACCAAAAATAGGATTCACATCGTGACGCCGTTTGGTGGTTATCCCGACGAGAAAAGGCTTTTAATGTCACATTGAGACGAAGAACCTCGTCATCTCAATGAGGCCAAACAGTAAGTGACGTTGTAATGTCGAGTAGATTGATGTCTTGACGTGAAAACCTATTTTGGCGACGTCAAAACGAAGAACTCCCTCATGTCACAACTTTGTTTTGAACATTTGAAATCTTTGTAGTTTGGTCCTTGTTCGATTTCGAGTCAACTTTTGAGCTTACAAAAGTTTGTATAAAGCTCGAGAAAAGTTTAATTTGTACTGAATGACTGATATTATGGTAGTTAATGAtttcttattcaatttattttttaaatgtcaatAATTGTTCTGTTTTGTACTATAGCATTTTGTAGCTGAGTCTCGACGATGAGAACAGGCTAGGAGTGTTACAATCGATCCTTTAACTAGACCCCTAAGgaagaaattaataaatgaaacatCAAGGGGAAAGGGAACTACTACCTAATTGTGATAACAATAATGATTGTAACCCAACCTATATGATTGGCAATCCCAGGAATTAGGTTCATATGGGTAATAACAAATCATTAGTTGATTCATTGAGCACTATAAAAAAAGTTATGTCCCTCTTATGGTGTCAATAGTGTTGGATCTTGCAAAGAAAGTGAGAATGAGTAAAACTCTTAACCAAATTCATATCATTTATAAGTGGTGTATTGATATGAAGAATACACTTAATTGGTTGACCTATAATAGTGTGAAGTGAGGCCACTTCTATGAGATTTATGGTAGTCTTTAGACCACTCATGAAAATCTAGGCACACACATGCAGTGGCGGAGCTAGGGGGTTGGTAGGGGTCTCGAGCCCCcttaaaatgagaaatttttcATTGaggccctttataatttataacattttaaattagtaatggtaaaattacactttggccccctcaaaaatgataaaaatttgatttaatcctttaaaaatcataaagatgtagactattaaaatagtcaaattgcatttttactattgtaaaaatatacaatttaattctggCCCTCCAAAAAAAACTTTTGGCTCCGTCACTGCACACATGGCTTATTAGTGCACAATTGCgctaaaaaaatgaattataggTGTTATGTGATCAATGAGAATGTTAGTTTTGGTTCATAGAAACTCAAAGTTTCATcaattatttagtaaattatatgttatttaccTAAGTTCTGGTTTATGGTCTAAAGGATAGTAGAATTACTACAGTATATCAAAGTACTTGGCTAAAATTTTTACCATTACTCTTTGAAATATGTGGGAATTGTTGGAGTATAAAGTATTTTGAAGAGTCTCACATCCTTCAGTTAAGcctgttaaattttatttttaaagcatTACATACTTTGGGCTTGTAAATGCCCAAACGAGAAGATAAAGATGATGAGTTGAAATCAGTTTTGTCTGCCCCTAGCATGTGATACAAGGCGAAGTTCAGTCCGTCTCGACTTGTTCGACTAATGttcaaatttccaaacgcaTACATTTTTTTGTCTTAAATTTAGGCATGCATGGTACTTATAAATACTATCATTACCAACCTTCTAAAATCATCTTACTCCTCTCTCAAACGCTTCTCATATGCCTTTAGCTTAGTGCttattattctttgtttttcttcaaaacaaatagtgctttttaaaattgaaagataagCTACCCACGAAATATTCTTAAGAACAGAACAGTAAACTTTTATGTTTGAACCTCCTTCCTTATTTTCCATCATTATCAATTTTTGATGTTGTCTTATATCTAACTCATAGGTGTTCACAAACAAGCTAAAATAATCCATTTTGAGGCCAATTTTTTTCCACCATCTCTAAAAAAGGGGGCAGCCAGAATATAAAATCCGCCCGATTCTTGTGATGAATCTGCTGTCAAATATCAGATATGAAACACAAAAGATTGCATTACATATGAAATGATGAATCATATGTCAACATCGAGTATCTCAATACGTCAACAAtctttaatttgatgtattttttaaaaaaatttgaattaaatacaAGTTCGATTATGTAAAATGACCTTTAAAACATGtgagaaaagttaaaaaaaattaataaatttgtagCAAACAAGGGCGTAAAATAGATATCTTTTGGCTAAAAACTGTGAATTTAGTTCACTAGTCTTAAAaccaaacaaatattttgaaatcagaattaatcttatttttattaagagAGAACTCAAACAATTTCAATTTGACTTCAAATTAATAGTCGATGCAAATTTTAAgccttgaatttttattttaatataaaatacacTCGTATCTTGTACTCATCTAAATTCATAATTGTGATTGCAAGATTCcgggattctttcaattttgacaGTAGAGAATCtacaatataaaatcaaataaattaaaggtttaaatATGATTCTCTCTGCAACTGTTTCATATGAACTTGATCCAACTCAGgctcatatatgtatatgctcaAATATTTTCACTAgttcaaaaacaataatataatcataGTTGATGGTTTTTCTTCGTATTACTCCATGTGATTTGCAAAAGTTGTACTTttgaattcatattttaatccttatactttttaaaatttaaaattttagccctgacccaaacaataacaatagaATCGGTTTGGTTAATTTCAATTACTAGTCTTGTACCATGCTTTCAGCTATAGATTTAGTTCATTTTCTCCAATTGGGTCATTCtaaatctttatacttttcgAATTTCTAAATTTCATTCTTGACGCAAATGATAgatgttaatcaattaattggATTTTTAGTAAGTAATACGTGGAAATAAGAAGTTAATATGACATTACACGTATAGTAATATGTTTGGCACATTAGAATTAGAAATAATTGAACtctatttaatgaatttaacaattactGTTTGATGaatactgaaattttaaaatttgtaaagtacaaatactaaaaataacGAAATAATCCAcagtaaattgtaaaatttacagacagaatttaaccttttttctcttttcatattcTTCACATTGGCAAGTTACACGAGGAATTTGATTCTTTCCCAAGCCATTTTCAATCAAGGTATAGCTTATGTAGCTATCAGGatgctaaataaaaaatattccaatgaatatataaaaattgatgaaCCTGGAATAATTGAGATACCTGGAACAAATTTAGCTGCTTGATTGCTATTTTGGGTATTTGCAGTAGTAGACTGCTATAGCATATAATGAGAACTAAGCTAAAGAGCttaaaagtatggaaatgaaaCATTTGGACAAAGAACATAGGCAAACCACTcgtggtttttaatttttactgcACCAAGTTCAGAAGCCTCAAGAGTacaatcaaaacataattagCTAAATTACATTAGATGCAGAGCAGCTTAGAGAGATAGAGAGGGGAAGGGATGGTTACAtagtgatttttaattttttttttattggttgGGGGAAGAACAACTCTGCTAGGAATTTAATCAAACACCTGGAAGggaatattttttatgttccTTGAGTGAAGGGGGTGTTTGAAACTGGAATAGTAACAATTTTGGTAGGTCCATtaatatcatcatcatcatcagtgaTTGATTTAGCATTGCCTGTGATAGGCAATTCCTGCAGGCCATTGCATTTCACATCTGTTTCCGAGTTTTCCCCATCTTTGCTTTTACCCCACACCACTGTGTAGAGGCCTGTGACTATGATAATAGCTCCAAGAATgctgaaattatgaaaaaagaagaaaaataatgagCAAAACAATGGAGAATCCACTAATGAATAAGATATTTAAGTtgtttaatggttaaatataaaGAAGCTACTTGAAAAATGCATTAATTCTGTCACTATCAGCAAAATTTATTATGCTTTAATTTGTAAACTTTGTTATTATCATCCCAGGATGAATAGAATATATGCTTCTGGTGTCaatatttatcaaaaacaaatgaaagatCAAGTTGTTTGCACTTTGCACCATACCTTCCAAGGTGGATTTTTTCTGCTAAAATAATTGCCCCTAGTATTGCAGTGATGATCATGCATAGAGGACTGAAAGATGTTACGAAAACCGGCCCTCGTTGCCTGATCACGACTCCTTGCACGTAATACGCAATCCCGGAGTTCACTATCCCCTGATCAAtcacaaattttgatattaaaagtGTGGATATATATCTGTTTCATGTGCATGATCATGGCTGCCAAGAAAAAAAGGCTATGTAGGGGGCACTTACAGAGTAGGATGCGGCAAGTAGCCTCGAGTCCCACCCGAGTTTCCACGCACTTAGGTCGCGAACCATAATGAGTGACACAATTGCATCTTCAATCATCCCCATGAAACATATCCATGCTGTAAGGGATAGCTCTGCAGGGTACTTCTTCAACGTGAAGGACTGAACCAGAAACCATAACAAAAGCATTAGATCAAACATAAGCAGTTTCAATcaactttagttttttttttttttcattcaaggGTTCATCGGGATTCGGACTCACTTGCAATATAAAGAAGCCTGCCCAGCTGCAGATGCTTCCAAGAAGAAGTATTGTGCCAGTAACCCAATGTTTATCTTCGGATTTGGTGGCGGTTCCTTGGTGAACAGCTCCCCCTGACTTGATGAAGTCAATAATGGGACCTTTGTATAAAGTCATCACCATTGCTCCTATGACTGTAATTGCTGTTCCAATGATCTTTGCTAAACTTCTTATTTTCTTCACATTGACCTTCTCTAACCTGAATTCGACCGATAAATTCCTTTAATATCTTGATGGAAAATTTTAAGCTATTTGATGTGGGGTGCAATGGCATGTTTTTTCTCACCTGAAAATCATTGCCAATATGAAGGTAACAGCAGGAAGCATGTTGACAAAAGCTGATGAAAATGTTGCTGTTGTTAACTTCATCCCCAGATAGTAAAAGTTTTGGTCAAGCACTGGCCTGAAACATCCCATCAATAATGtttaattacttattatatgtatgcatgaaattatgcatttatttgcATGAAGATAGAAAAGGAAGGGAATTTAGAGCATTACTCTAGGAAACCAAGAGCTACAATCCTGAGGAAGACAGGGAGGGTCATCTTTGGCCTTATTTTCCTGCGTAAAAGAATGGAAAGCAACAATAAGGTTAAGGGAGTTGAAGAAATATGAACGCGTTCGTGATAGAGGAGCCATTGCGGTTTAAATCGTAACCGCAAGGTGGCATTACAACCTTTCGAGAACAATGGCAAAGGGTGCAATGACAATGGTGGCGACGACATGTCGGTACGTGGCGAGGATGAAATTGCTCATTCCATGCTTCAAACAAACCATGGAGACTATGTACATCCCTGCATATCCAAACTGCAGGGAGACCATTGCAAGGTATGGTTTCATTGTGTTCAACCCATTAAACAAAGCTGCAAATGGCGATCGGCCTCccattggttttatttctattaccTCTCTCTCTACTTTGCTCTTAGGCTGCCAACTTCATGAATGAGAAATGGTCCTTTTATAGGCAACAAAACAAAGTAAGTGAAACCCAAGATGAGTTTAAAGTCGGAATTTCGATATCTgtaatttcttttccaaatttggaTACCAATAATATAAGGGCTGCACTAACTCTCAATTTCGATTACCTTATCCTTTAAGCAAAAAGATTCAGCACTATTCTCATAACCTTCACTTTAATAATAGAAtaagagaaaaatatatattttaaaaaatagtgaaaaaaaaagaaatatgtttatATGGATCTTTATGAATATGATGCTTTTTTTTAGGGAAGTGGGTATTTGATTCATTGACCACCAAATGATGTTGAGGTTAAGTGCGCATGATGCATGCAAAAGCTATTTGGCTTTATGTGTTTGATTGTTTGAGTGCCATGAATGTTTGGCCACCATTTCTAACTtgtttgtattaaaaatataataataactctcttttcttttccttttcataaaatttactatgatttagggttttatattgttattaattattttcaaaatatttttgaataaaataatatcattgcAGCCataagtaatattaaaataaagagttTTTGAGGtcaaatgtaaaaattataatttccaACTTTTTTACATTGAAAAAAGCAATTTTAAGATCAAATAACTCAAACTTTAGTAAAGTTATTACCCTCAAAGTAATAGCAatttaagaattcaatttagtGACAGGTTGAATCTTAACTTAGTTGGTACTAGTATTGTTGTTAGTGCAAGAGGATGTGGATTCGAGTGTGTTGAGGTACATTATCTTCTTATTAAAGGGTTGGGAGGGACTATGAACAGTTTtaaacattgtataaaaaaaaaagctaagaAT of Gossypium raimondii isolate GPD5lz chromosome 3, ASM2569854v1, whole genome shotgun sequence contains these proteins:
- the LOC105797175 gene encoding WAT1-related protein At4g08300 codes for the protein MGGRSPFAALFNGLNTMKPYLAMVSLQFGYAGMYIVSMVCLKHGMSNFILATYRHVVATIVIAPFAIVLERKIRPKMTLPVFLRIVALGFLEPVLDQNFYYLGMKLTTATFSSAFVNMLPAVTFILAMIFRLEKVNVKKIRSLAKIIGTAITVIGAMVMTLYKGPIIDFIKSGGAVHQGTATKSEDKHWVTGTILLLGSICSWAGFFILQSFTLKKYPAELSLTAWICFMGMIEDAIVSLIMVRDLSAWKLGWDSRLLAASYSGIVNSGIAYYVQGVVIRQRGPVFVTSFSPLCMIITAILGAIILAEKIHLGSILGAIIIVTGLYTVVWGKSKDGENSETDVKCNGLQELPITGNAKSITDDDDDINGPTKIVTIPVSNTPFTQGT